Below is a window of Saccharomonospora viridis DSM 43017 DNA.
TATGGGACTTGTTCTTCGGCATTATTCCCTCTTTCAGACGACAGCACACCGATCACCGGTGTGCTGCTGCATTGTGGCGAGGCTGCGGTGATACCGACCGCGCCGCCCGCCTGCCGCCCGGACACCGGGCGGCAGTACATCACGACCCGCTGCTGTCTGCGCCCTTCGACGCCTTCGACTTCGCCTTGGCGTTCTTGTGTGGCGCAAGAACCATGACCATGTTGCGACCGTCCTGCTTCGGCTTCGATTCGACGAAGCCCAGTTCGGCCACGTCCTCGGCGAGTCGCTGCAGCAGTCGGAACCCGAGCTCCGGCCTCGACTGCTCGCGCCCGCGGAACATGATCGTCACCTTGACCTTGTTCCCCGCCTCGAGGAATCGGGACACATGCCCCTTCTTCGTCTCGTAATCGTGCGGGTCGATCTTGGGGCGCAGCTTCTGTTCCTTGATAACGGTGAGCTGCTGATTGCGGCGGGACTCACGGGCTTTCTGAGCACTTTCGTACTTGTACTTCCCGTAGTCCATGAGCTTGGCCACAGGCGGACGTGCCTGTGGGGCGACCTCGACGAGATCGAGGTCGGCCTCCTGAGCGAGCCGCAGCGCGTCCTCGATACGGACGATACCGACCTGCTCACCGTTCGGTCCCACGAGGCGAACCTCGGGGACGCGGATGCGCTCGTTGATGCGCGCCTCGGAGCTGATGGGGCCTCCTTAGGTCCAAGTGCTCTTCGTTCTGCTGTCTCGACCTGGTGCCCACATACCACAAGCCCCGGCATTTCTATTCATGCGCGGGGCCCTCAATCCGATCCGGCATCCAAATCCTTGGATGCTATCGCGACCGTCATGACGGCGACGCCAGACGGTCCGCGTGACCGGACCCGGCCGCCTAAACGGCGACTCGGGTGGGAGCGGGGCTCCACTTGCGGCCCCCGATGTCTCGGAGGCTGGTCGCACGTGGAATCGTACCAGACGTGCGAGACGATTCAATCAATAGCAACGTTTCCGAACCCGGGGACGATTCCCAGCGAGTACGGGAACTTCACACCATCCCCAGCGTTGAGGTCATCAGCAGAGCTGCCGTGATGCTGATGTCCGCCGCCGCCGAGCGGCTCGGCCTCGCCGACGAGGACCCGGACTCCAGTCCGCATCGGGACCTCGACGAGGCGCGCAGGCTCATCACGGCGCTAGCCGGCCTGGTCACGGCTTCGGCCGAATACCTG
It encodes the following:
- the infC gene encoding translation initiation factor IF-3; its protein translation is MSSEARINERIRVPEVRLVGPNGEQVGIVRIEDALRLAQEADLDLVEVAPQARPPVAKLMDYGKYKYESAQKARESRRNQQLTVIKEQKLRPKIDPHDYETKKGHVSRFLEAGNKVKVTIMFRGREQSRPELGFRLLQRLAEDVAELGFVESKPKQDGRNMVMVLAPHKNAKAKSKASKGADSSGS
- a CDS encoding DUF1844 domain-containing protein, which translates into the protein MRDDSINSNVSEPGDDSQRVRELHTIPSVEVISRAAVMLMSAAAERLGLADEDPDSSPHRDLDEARRLITALAGLVTASAEYLGLHAGPLRDGLQSLQKAFREASVVPDPPGQGPGEKYTGPVY